A single window of Solanum dulcamara chromosome 5, daSolDulc1.2, whole genome shotgun sequence DNA harbors:
- the LOC129890557 gene encoding G-protein coupled receptor 1-like, whose translation MCCSFFSIIGDPSKGFFCYGQGYTTHFFCLASFLWTTTIALTLHRTVVRHKTDVEDLEPMFHLYVWGTSGVMTVIRSIANNHEHLSRLGTWCWAQTGHTGKATDESLLELFYRAFNDNGKIVVNTITDGAFLANTFQEAMERLDRVAKSNTFQEAP comes from the exons ATGTGCTGCAGTTTCTTCAGCATAATTGG GGATCCTTCCAAAGGGTTCTTCTGTTATGGTCAGGGATATACAACACATTTCTTCTGCCTAGCGTCTTTCTTGTGGACAACAACAATTGCCCTTACTCTTCACCGAACAGTTGTTAGACATAAGACGGATGTTGAAGATTTGGAGCCAATGTTTCATTTATATGTTTGGG GAACTTCAGGAGTAATGACAGTTATAAGATCAATTGCCAATAATCATGAACATCTAAGTCGTTTGGGCACTTGGTGTTGGGCACAAACAGGACACACAGGAAAGGCAA CCGACGAGTCACTTCTTGAGTTATTCTACCGTGCATTTAATGATAATGGAAAAATTGTTGTAAACACCATTACCGATGGAGCATTCTTGGCTAATACTTTTCAAGAGGCTATGGAGAGACTTGATCGTGTTGCAAAGTCAAACACTTTTCAAGAGGCTccatga